The Streptomyces sp. SS1-1 genome has a segment encoding these proteins:
- a CDS encoding tyrosinase family oxidase copper chaperone, translating into MEFSAGQEPPRERRTDTSATGEPVPRTRREAGRWLLTAAVVTLAPLITASRPHPTGPDAPVPGADAPFDETYLGRRIRGTPVALGSRAAPAVEWQVTVDGRPLHLMRRADGSWLSMVDHYGWYRTPLEATRAAVDELGPRGRLRDLAPGPLHGGHPHREAPHGVRA; encoded by the coding sequence ATGGAGTTCAGCGCCGGCCAGGAACCGCCGAGGGAACGGCGGACGGACACCTCCGCGACCGGTGAACCGGTGCCACGGACCCGCAGGGAGGCGGGCCGCTGGCTGCTCACCGCCGCCGTCGTGACGCTGGCCCCGCTCATCACCGCGTCCCGCCCCCACCCCACCGGCCCCGACGCCCCCGTGCCCGGCGCCGACGCCCCCTTCGACGAGACCTACCTGGGCCGCCGTATCCGCGGCACTCCGGTCGCCCTCGGCAGCCGGGCCGCGCCCGCCGTCGAATGGCAGGTCACCGTCGACGGGCGCCCCCTGCACCTGATGCGCCGCGCCGACGGCTCCTGGCTCAGCATGGTCGACCACTACGGCTGGTACCGGACCCCGCTGGAGGCGACCCGCGCGGCCGTCGACGAGCTCGGCCCGCGCGGCCGGCTGCGCGACCTCGCCCCCGGCCCCCTCCACGGCGGGCACCCGCACAGGGAGGCACCGCATGGCGTACGTGCGTAA
- a CDS encoding sugar transferase translates to MTAESFVASPAGQHRAPEGALSVPAPGGLPGGRGPAAGRGPRRRRPDARLSLWFSDGVAVLAGALTLPAAHRDPLVLAVLAAGVLALNRWAGLYDTSLVRGALDDVPAVCGRIAVGWAVVAALSPRSLSPSALIAVVAVHGVTACAGRAVVQGLRRRALRRRPCPALVVGPVATARQVAAALLRRPDCGVRPVGLVADGPDERGDAAGEPGLPVCASALEARRAVVRDGVGAVLVVGAATRVEQAALLRALAASGCALWELDADRGPYGLGGRTGHLAGFPRRPLRQEDGRRPGAGLKRLLDVLLSGALLVLTGPVLLGCALVLRVMDGPGVVFRQERIGRDGRPFTMLKLRTHRPASEHEAATRWSVANQQDMSRFCHFLRRTSLDELLQLWNVFRGDMSLVGPRPERPYFVERFSQAHPGYPARHRMRTGITGLAQINGLRGDTSIEDRARYDNAYIDDWSLWQDVCILLRTAAQFVRPTGS, encoded by the coding sequence ATGACCGCGGAAAGCTTCGTCGCCTCGCCCGCGGGGCAGCACCGGGCGCCCGAGGGCGCCCTCTCCGTTCCGGCCCCCGGCGGGCTCCCCGGCGGACGGGGGCCGGCCGCCGGGCGCGGGCCGCGCCGCCGTCGGCCGGACGCCCGGCTGTCGCTGTGGTTCTCCGACGGCGTCGCGGTCCTCGCGGGGGCGCTGACGCTGCCCGCCGCGCACCGGGATCCGCTGGTCCTCGCCGTGCTGGCGGCCGGGGTGCTGGCGCTGAACCGGTGGGCGGGGCTGTACGACACCTCGCTGGTCCGGGGGGCGCTGGACGACGTGCCGGCCGTCTGCGGCCGGATCGCGGTCGGCTGGGCGGTGGTGGCGGCGCTGTCGCCGCGGTCGCTGTCGCCGTCGGCCCTGATCGCCGTCGTCGCCGTGCACGGTGTGACGGCGTGCGCGGGCCGGGCGGTGGTGCAGGGGCTGCGGCGCCGGGCGCTGCGGCGGCGGCCGTGTCCGGCGCTGGTCGTCGGTCCCGTGGCGACGGCACGGCAGGTGGCGGCCGCGCTGCTGCGCCGCCCGGATTGCGGGGTGCGGCCGGTCGGGCTGGTCGCCGACGGGCCGGACGAGCGCGGTGACGCGGCCGGCGAGCCGGGGCTGCCGGTGTGTGCGTCGGCCCTGGAGGCACGGCGGGCGGTGGTCCGTGACGGGGTCGGGGCGGTGCTGGTCGTGGGGGCCGCGACCCGGGTGGAGCAGGCGGCGCTGCTGCGGGCGCTGGCCGCGTCGGGGTGCGCGCTGTGGGAGCTGGACGCCGACCGCGGGCCGTACGGTCTGGGCGGGCGGACCGGGCATCTGGCCGGGTTCCCGCGCAGGCCGCTGCGGCAGGAGGACGGACGCCGGCCGGGCGCGGGCCTCAAGCGGCTGCTGGACGTGCTGCTGTCGGGCGCGCTGCTGGTGCTGACCGGTCCGGTGCTGCTGGGGTGCGCGCTGGTGCTGCGGGTCATGGACGGGCCCGGCGTCGTCTTCCGGCAGGAGCGGATCGGGCGCGACGGGCGGCCGTTCACGATGCTGAAGCTGCGCACGCACCGGCCCGCCAGCGAGCACGAGGCGGCGACCCGCTGGAGCGTGGCGAACCAGCAGGACATGAGCCGTTTCTGCCACTTCCTGCGCCGTACCTCGCTGGACGAGCTGCTCCAGCTGTGGAACGTCTTCCGCGGGGACATGAGCCTGGTCGGGCCGCGGCCCGAACGGCCGTACTTCGTGGAGCGGTTCAGCCAGGCCCACCCCGGCTATCCGGCGCGGCACCGGATGCGCACCGGGATCACCGGGCTGGCGCAGATCAACGGGCTGCGCGGCGACACCTCGATCGAGGACCGGGCCCGCTACGACAACGCCTACATCGACGACTGGTCGCTGTGGCAGGACGTCTGCATCCTGCTGCGCACGGCGGCCCAGTTCGTCCGGCCGACGGGGAGCTGA
- a CDS encoding tyrosinase family protein, which translates to MAYVRKDVSRLTRTERRRFVEALLEVKRRGEYDDFVRLHIAHFVGDGDRGLRAAHMAPSFLPWHRRFLLDLENALRRVDSSVTVPYWDWTRDRRTTGVPWTDDLLGGNGRPGDRQVMTGPFAYRGGHWPIRAGVSDGEFLTRDLGRSRGPIDLPTKADLQQALDDPVYDVAPWNSTSARGFRNKLEGWGRGRDSWRNHNRVHRWVGGHMVGGASVNDPVFWLVHAFIDLQWQRWQQRHRKHRYLPASPPGKDSDQYRRIVARHEKLPPWDVTPDDLEDVSAIYKYA; encoded by the coding sequence ATGGCGTACGTGCGTAAGGACGTCAGCCGGCTGACCCGCACCGAGCGCCGCCGGTTCGTCGAGGCGCTCCTCGAGGTCAAACGGCGCGGTGAGTACGACGACTTCGTACGGCTGCACATCGCGCACTTCGTCGGCGACGGCGACCGCGGCCTGCGCGCCGCCCACATGGCGCCGTCCTTCCTCCCCTGGCACCGCCGGTTCCTGCTCGACCTGGAGAACGCGCTGCGCCGCGTCGACTCCTCCGTGACCGTGCCGTACTGGGACTGGACGCGCGACCGCCGCACCACCGGCGTGCCCTGGACCGACGACCTGCTCGGCGGGAACGGCCGGCCCGGCGACCGGCAGGTGATGACCGGCCCCTTCGCCTACCGCGGCGGCCACTGGCCCATCCGGGCCGGTGTCTCGGACGGCGAGTTCCTCACCCGCGACCTGGGCCGCTCCCGCGGACCGATCGACCTGCCCACGAAGGCCGACCTCCAGCAGGCGCTGGACGACCCGGTCTACGACGTCGCCCCATGGAACTCCACGTCCGCGCGGGGCTTCCGCAACAAGCTGGAGGGCTGGGGCCGCGGCCGGGACTCGTGGCGCAACCACAACCGCGTGCACCGCTGGGTCGGCGGCCACATGGTCGGCGGCGCGTCCGTCAACGACCCCGTCTTCTGGCTGGTCCACGCCTTCATCGACCTGCAGTGGCAGCGCTGGCAGCAACGCCACCGCAAGCACCGCTACCTCCCGGCGAGCCCGCCCGGCAAGGACAGCGACCAGTACCGGCGGATCGTCGCCCGGCACGAGAAGCTGCCGCCGTGGGACGTGACGCCGGACGACCTGGAGGACGTGTCCGCGATCTACAAGTACGCCTAA
- a CDS encoding polysaccharide deacetylase family protein, whose translation MVADISAAPRVAEPVPQPVVGGRRRRDSAAWVAMYHSVSTDPDDPYNVTVTPARLERQLAWLAGRGLRGVSVRELLAARDRGTERGLVGLTFDDGYTDFVTEALPVLRRRGFTATVFVLPGLLGGTNVWEPTGPRKPLLDEDGVRGAAAAGMEVASHGMTHLDLTRAPDEVLHREVAESRQRLAALLGDDVVGFCYPYGYHDVRAVDAVRRAGYRYACAIAPSPLSRGDFALPRIHMGQADGSLRLELKRRLARVYGRSLEAA comes from the coding sequence ATGGTCGCTGACATCTCCGCCGCGCCGCGCGTGGCCGAACCCGTGCCCCAGCCCGTCGTGGGGGGCCGCCGCAGACGGGACTCCGCCGCCTGGGTGGCCATGTACCACTCGGTCTCCACGGACCCCGACGACCCGTACAACGTGACCGTCACCCCGGCCCGTCTGGAGCGGCAGCTCGCCTGGCTGGCCGGGCGCGGGCTGCGCGGGGTGAGCGTGCGCGAGCTGCTCGCCGCGCGGGACCGGGGCACCGAACGCGGCCTGGTCGGGCTGACCTTCGACGACGGCTACACCGACTTCGTCACCGAGGCGCTGCCCGTGCTGCGCCGCCGCGGCTTCACGGCGACGGTGTTCGTGCTGCCCGGCCTGCTGGGCGGCACGAACGTGTGGGAGCCGACCGGTCCCCGCAAGCCGCTGCTGGACGAGGACGGGGTGCGCGGGGCGGCGGCGGCCGGGATGGAGGTCGCCTCGCACGGGATGACGCACCTCGATCTGACCCGCGCGCCGGACGAGGTGCTGCACCGGGAGGTCGCCGAGAGCCGGCAGCGGCTGGCCGCGCTCCTCGGGGACGACGTGGTGGGGTTCTGCTACCCGTACGGCTACCACGACGTGCGGGCCGTGGACGCCGTGCGCCGGGCCGGCTACCGGTATGCGTGCGCGATCGCGCCCTCCCCGCTCAGCCGGGGGGACTTCGCGCTGCCCCGGATCCACATGGGGCAGGCGGACGGCTCGCTGCGCCTGGAGCTGAAGCGGCGGCTGGCCCGCGTCTACGGCCGGTCCCTGGAGGCGGCGTGA
- a CDS encoding beta-glucanase, with the protein MIGKLNFSALATMITEGVKFAAPRTPERTLVWAEEFDAPIDWGARWVGDRTSAYRYCDHNPDDNKLDWLDPHCVTVSGSVATFAAAPCGRTLENGLPAWRTGLLTTEYSQEGFQVRTGDHIETRVLLPSATGAWPALWTWKDGANEVDTFEYHPDNPHLLELSNHVRDATSYHTDGRAIAPDTWVTIGTTYSERCVEWFVDGERVYADGTGVGPDWSAYLVLNLSLCAGEHHPPPCGPAPITFGVDYVRVHR; encoded by the coding sequence ATGATCGGAAAGCTGAATTTCAGCGCGCTCGCCACCATGATCACCGAGGGTGTCAAGTTCGCGGCACCCCGGACCCCCGAGCGGACCCTCGTCTGGGCTGAGGAGTTCGACGCCCCCATCGACTGGGGCGCCCGATGGGTCGGTGACCGGACCAGCGCCTACCGCTACTGCGACCACAACCCGGACGACAACAAGCTGGACTGGCTCGACCCGCACTGCGTCACCGTCTCCGGCTCGGTGGCGACCTTCGCCGCCGCGCCGTGCGGACGCACCCTGGAGAACGGCCTGCCCGCCTGGCGCACCGGCCTGCTCACCACCGAGTACTCCCAGGAGGGCTTCCAGGTCAGGACCGGCGACCACATCGAGACCCGGGTCCTGCTGCCCTCCGCCACGGGCGCCTGGCCGGCCCTGTGGACCTGGAAGGACGGCGCCAACGAGGTGGACACCTTCGAGTACCACCCGGACAACCCGCATCTGCTGGAGCTGTCCAACCACGTCCGCGACGCCACGAGCTACCACACCGACGGCCGCGCCATCGCCCCGGACACCTGGGTGACCATCGGCACGACCTACAGCGAGCGCTGCGTCGAGTGGTTCGTCGACGGGGAGCGCGTCTACGCCGACGGCACCGGCGTCGGCCCCGACTGGTCGGCGTACCTGGTGCTCAACCTGTCGCTGTGCGCGGGCGAACACCACCCGCCGCCCTGCGGCCCGGCGCCCATCACCTTCGGCGTGGACTACGTGCGCGTCCACCGCTGA
- a CDS encoding glycosyltransferase — protein MRVVPHILHVAQPVEGGVARVVADLAAAQLAAGWRVTVAAPPGGTLTDTLTASGCAVRRWDATRAPGPRLPGEVGRLARLVRELRPDLVHAHSAKAGLAARLAVRGALPTVFQPHAWSFEAAGPVVNRMALGWERWGARWAARVVCVSEAERRTGRRHGIRAEWRVVPNGVDTERFRPEGGRADAEGGPLVVCVGRLCRQKGQDVLLASWPEVVRRVPGARLVLVGDGPDGERLRRGAPASVRFAGAVADAAPWYRAADVVVLPSRWEGMALAPLEAMACGRPVVVTDVDGARESLPSAARAACLVPPDDPGGLARALTALLLDAPLRAELGALARAHTLAAHDLRRATDAVTDVYRELLGGPTAPVVGPYEGRKCITT, from the coding sequence ATGCGCGTTGTGCCGCACATCCTGCATGTCGCCCAGCCCGTCGAGGGCGGTGTGGCGCGGGTCGTGGCGGACCTGGCGGCGGCTCAGCTCGCGGCCGGCTGGCGGGTGACGGTGGCCGCTCCGCCCGGCGGCACCCTGACGGACACACTGACCGCGTCGGGCTGCGCCGTACGGCGCTGGGACGCGACCCGTGCTCCGGGGCCCCGGCTGCCCGGGGAGGTGGGGCGGCTCGCGCGGCTGGTGCGGGAGCTGCGGCCCGATCTGGTGCACGCGCACAGCGCGAAGGCGGGACTCGCCGCCCGGCTGGCGGTGCGCGGCGCCCTGCCGACCGTGTTCCAGCCGCACGCCTGGTCGTTCGAGGCCGCCGGTCCCGTCGTGAACCGGATGGCGCTGGGCTGGGAGCGGTGGGGGGCGCGGTGGGCGGCGCGGGTGGTGTGTGTGAGCGAGGCCGAACGGCGCACCGGGCGGCGGCACGGGATCCGGGCCGAGTGGCGGGTGGTCCCCAACGGGGTGGACACCGAGCGGTTCCGGCCGGAGGGCGGGAGGGCGGACGCGGAGGGCGGGCCGCTGGTGGTGTGCGTGGGCCGGCTGTGCCGTCAGAAGGGGCAGGACGTGCTCCTCGCCTCCTGGCCGGAGGTGGTGCGGCGGGTGCCGGGCGCCCGGCTGGTGCTGGTCGGTGACGGTCCGGACGGGGAGCGGCTGCGGCGCGGCGCGCCCGCGTCGGTGCGGTTCGCGGGGGCCGTGGCGGACGCCGCGCCCTGGTACCGGGCCGCCGACGTCGTCGTCCTGCCGTCCCGCTGGGAGGGGATGGCGCTGGCGCCGCTGGAGGCGATGGCGTGCGGCCGGCCGGTCGTGGTGACGGACGTGGACGGGGCCCGCGAGAGCCTGCCGTCCGCTGCGCGCGCGGCCTGCCTGGTGCCGCCGGACGACCCCGGGGGGCTGGCCCGGGCGCTCACGGCGCTGCTGCTCGACGCGCCGCTGCGCGCGGAGCTCGGCGCGCTGGCCCGGGCGCACACGCTCGCCGCCCACGATCTGCGGCGCGCCACGGATGCCGTGACCGACGTGTACCGCGAGCTGCTCGGTGGTCCCACCGCGCCGGTCGTCGGACCTTACGAGGGCAGGAAGTGCATCACCACATGA
- a CDS encoding glycosyltransferase, which produces MRVLHVITGLGVGGAEQQLRLLLRHLPARCDVVTLTNPGPVAAGLAADGVRVAHLGMAGNRDLDVVPRLTRLIRGGGYDLVHTHLYRACLYGRLAARLAGVRAVVATEHSIGATRLEGRPHSPGVRALYLAGERLGRVTVAVSPTVAQRLRRWGVPGQRIRVIPNGIDAPRFSYDEVRRKEARAYFGLPEDAYVVGGVGRLAPGKRFGVLVAALAQLPDDVRLLLVGGGPEEAALRRAARELGVAGRLVLTGERPYLPDPHDGAPDLPALLSAMDVLASPSPEESFGLAVLEALAAGLPVRYASCPAVEDLPARAVPGARRVVGGAGAYARELLRLREAGPAERHAPDVVRHYDIARTARQLMDLYTAASAGSNLEVSPS; this is translated from the coding sequence GTGAGGGTCCTGCACGTCATCACCGGACTCGGCGTCGGCGGCGCGGAGCAGCAGCTGCGGCTGCTGCTGCGGCACCTCCCGGCGCGCTGCGACGTGGTGACGCTGACCAACCCCGGCCCGGTCGCCGCGGGCCTCGCGGCCGACGGGGTCCGGGTCGCCCACCTCGGGATGGCCGGCAACCGGGACCTGGACGTCGTGCCGCGGCTGACCCGGCTGATCCGGGGCGGCGGCTACGACCTGGTGCACACGCACCTGTACCGGGCCTGCCTGTACGGGCGGCTCGCCGCGCGGCTCGCCGGGGTGCGGGCCGTCGTGGCCACCGAGCACTCGATCGGCGCGACCCGCCTCGAGGGGCGCCCGCACAGCCCCGGGGTGCGGGCGCTGTACCTGGCGGGCGAGCGCCTCGGCCGGGTCACGGTCGCCGTCTCCCCGACGGTGGCGCAGCGGCTGCGGCGCTGGGGGGTGCCGGGGCAGCGCATCCGGGTCATCCCGAACGGCATCGACGCGCCCCGGTTCTCCTACGACGAGGTGCGCCGCAAGGAGGCGCGGGCGTACTTCGGGCTGCCCGAGGACGCGTACGTCGTCGGCGGTGTGGGGCGTCTCGCGCCCGGCAAGCGGTTCGGCGTGCTGGTGGCGGCGCTGGCCCAGCTGCCGGACGACGTACGGCTGCTGCTGGTCGGCGGCGGGCCCGAGGAGGCGGCGCTGCGCCGCGCGGCGCGTGAACTCGGCGTCGCAGGGCGGCTGGTGCTGACCGGTGAACGGCCGTATCTGCCCGACCCGCACGACGGGGCGCCCGACCTGCCCGCCCTGCTGTCCGCGATGGACGTGCTCGCCTCGCCGTCGCCGGAGGAGTCCTTCGGGCTGGCGGTGCTGGAGGCGCTGGCCGCCGGGCTGCCCGTGCGGTATGCGAGCTGCCCGGCCGTCGAGGACCTGCCGGCGCGGGCGGTGCCCGGTGCGCGGCGGGTCGTCGGCGGGGCCGGGGCGTACGCGCGGGAACTGCTGCGGCTGCGGGAGGCCGGGCCCGCCGAGCGGCACGCCCCGGACGTGGTGCGGCACTACGACATCGCGCGGACCGCGCGGCAGCTGATGGATCTGTACACGGCCGCTTCGGCCGGCTCGAACCTGGAAGTGAGTCCCTCATGA
- a CDS encoding lipid II flippase MurJ, giving the protein MRSRAAERPDAPAVDGVPRPAGPTPDGAPRSPGAVSGRFLARATLLSAALSMAAAVLGLGRDQTLAHLFGAGAETDAFLVAWTVPEMASTLLIEDGMAFVLVPAFSLALARRGRQTAGTDPVRALVASSLPRLCLALAGAAALCVLGAPLLVAVLAPGLSDASLAVDCTRLTGTCVLSFGLAGYCSAALRAHRSYLAPGAIYIAYNAVIIATMFVLAARWGVRAAALGVALGGCAMALAQAPSLWRRLARRPDGTGACGTPGQDRGGVRAFTVGLVCAVLLFAVGRQSQVLIERYFASGLPAGAISHLNYAQKVAQLPMSLAMMVCVVTFPVVARAVAEGDVRRARDRVERDLVLMACVVLFGTSVVVACAPAIVQLLFQRGAFTAQDTAATAAVMRVYALGLLGHTLVGALVRSYFSTGRTSWYPPAVMGIGAVATIGLSAWAVGPWGARGIAAANAAGITLTALLLLLGLGPQSVPVRIPRVAGALARPVVAAVGAGLAGLSGAGLADDPALSAAAGCACASAVFVALAWLLDAAGVRSLLLPVPHSVRSPLTRKLRHGR; this is encoded by the coding sequence GTGAGGTCCCGCGCGGCGGAACGCCCGGACGCCCCCGCGGTCGACGGTGTCCCGCGCCCGGCCGGTCCCACGCCGGACGGTGCGCCCCGCTCCCCCGGTGCCGTCTCGGGCCGTTTCCTCGCACGGGCGACGCTGCTGTCGGCCGCGCTGTCGATGGCCGCGGCGGTGCTCGGGCTCGGCCGGGACCAGACGCTCGCGCATCTCTTCGGCGCGGGGGCGGAGACCGACGCGTTCCTGGTGGCCTGGACGGTCCCGGAGATGGCGTCGACGCTGCTGATCGAGGACGGCATGGCGTTCGTGCTCGTACCGGCGTTCAGCCTGGCGCTCGCGCGGCGCGGGCGCCAGACGGCCGGGACCGACCCGGTGCGGGCCCTGGTGGCGTCCTCGCTGCCGCGGCTGTGCCTGGCCCTGGCCGGGGCGGCCGCGCTGTGCGTGCTCGGGGCTCCGCTGCTGGTGGCGGTGCTCGCGCCGGGGCTGTCCGACGCGTCGCTCGCGGTGGACTGCACCCGGCTGACCGGAACCTGTGTGCTGAGCTTCGGGCTGGCCGGGTACTGCAGCGCGGCGCTGCGCGCGCACCGCAGCTATCTCGCGCCGGGCGCCATCTACATCGCGTACAACGCGGTCATCATCGCGACGATGTTCGTGCTCGCCGCGCGCTGGGGTGTGCGGGCGGCGGCGCTCGGGGTCGCGCTCGGCGGCTGCGCCATGGCGCTCGCACAGGCGCCGTCGCTGTGGCGGCGCCTCGCGCGGCGGCCCGACGGGACCGGAGCCTGCGGGACGCCCGGTCAGGACCGGGGCGGGGTCCGGGCCTTCACGGTGGGCCTGGTGTGCGCGGTGCTGCTGTTCGCGGTGGGCCGGCAGTCACAGGTCCTCATCGAGCGGTACTTCGCCTCCGGGCTGCCGGCCGGTGCCATCTCGCACCTCAACTACGCGCAGAAGGTCGCCCAGTTGCCGATGTCGCTGGCGATGATGGTGTGCGTCGTGACCTTCCCGGTGGTGGCGCGGGCCGTCGCCGAGGGCGATGTCCGGCGGGCCCGGGACCGGGTCGAGCGGGACCTGGTGCTGATGGCCTGCGTCGTGCTGTTCGGCACGAGTGTCGTGGTGGCCTGCGCGCCGGCGATCGTGCAGCTGCTGTTCCAGCGGGGCGCGTTCACCGCCCAGGACACCGCCGCGACCGCCGCCGTGATGCGGGTGTACGCGCTCGGGCTGCTCGGGCACACCCTGGTGGGCGCGCTCGTGCGGTCGTACTTCTCGACGGGCCGCACCAGCTGGTACCCGCCGGCCGTCATGGGCATCGGCGCGGTCGCCACGATCGGGCTGAGCGCCTGGGCGGTGGGGCCGTGGGGGGCGCGCGGGATCGCCGCCGCCAACGCGGCCGGCATCACCCTGACCGCGCTGCTCCTGCTGCTCGGGCTGGGCCCGCAGTCGGTGCCGGTGCGGATCCCCCGGGTCGCCGGCGCGCTGGCCCGCCCGGTGGTCGCCGCCGTGGGCGCCGGCCTGGCCGGGCTGTCCGGCGCCGGTCTGGCCGACGACCCCGCGCTGTCCGCCGCCGCCGGCTGCGCCTGCGCGAGCGCCGTGTTCGTGGCGCTGGCGTGGCTCCTCGACGCGGCGGGCGTCCGCTCCCTGCTGCTTCCCGTCCCGCATTCCGTCCGCAGCCCTCTCACACGAAAGCTCCGTCATGGTCGCTGA
- a CDS encoding vitamin K epoxide reductase family protein, with amino-acid sequence MATDTRARGSRPYALLLVLCGAAGLLASWVITLDEFKLLEDPDFTPGCSLNPVLSCGSVMRSDQAQVFGFPNPMLGLVTYGVVVCVGVSLLAGAAFPRWYWLTFAAGCLFGVGFVSWLQFESLYRINALCLWCCLAWIATITLFWYVASFVVRAGLLPAPAPVRSFLADFTWVLPVLHLGVIGMLILTRWWDFWTS; translated from the coding sequence ATGGCCACCGACACGAGGGCGCGCGGCAGCCGCCCGTACGCCCTGCTGCTCGTCCTGTGCGGAGCGGCCGGGCTGCTCGCCTCCTGGGTCATCACGCTCGACGAGTTCAAGCTGCTGGAGGACCCGGACTTCACCCCCGGCTGCAGCCTCAACCCGGTCCTGTCCTGCGGCAGCGTGATGCGGAGCGACCAGGCCCAGGTGTTCGGCTTCCCCAACCCCATGCTGGGCCTGGTGACCTACGGCGTCGTCGTCTGCGTCGGCGTGAGCCTGCTCGCGGGCGCCGCGTTCCCGCGCTGGTACTGGCTGACCTTCGCGGCGGGCTGCCTCTTCGGCGTCGGGTTCGTCTCCTGGCTGCAGTTCGAGTCCCTGTACCGGATCAACGCGCTGTGCCTGTGGTGCTGCCTGGCGTGGATCGCCACCATCACCCTGTTCTGGTACGTCGCGTCCTTCGTCGTCCGCGCCGGCCTGCTGCCCGCGCCCGCCCCGGTGCGGTCCTTCCTCGCCGACTTCACCTGGGTCCTGCCGGTCCTGCACCTCGGCGTCATCGGCATGCTCATCCTGACCCGTTGGTGGGATTTCTGGACAAGCTGA
- a CDS encoding O-antigen ligase family protein, which yields MTTSPEVLTRITPPPPVPPRLRPVLPLLPVLPVVAIVVLLGLPVRAGGSVTPADAASALAVLCAVGQAVVRGRRPLSRTAVLVLGLPVVGIALAATGAATSGDALTGLARHLQVFVLIPVAVTLLVRDRRGARLLLWSLVGLALWQGGIGVKQYLTGTGASYQGAFVRAVGTFGPSDVMGMANVVALGVVAATGLALGARSVRQRLVTAGCAAVLLVPLAVSFSRGAWIATAVTCAVVLLLAGVRRAAKVFAAVVAAAVVLVGGFGVGAAALEERLTSITQVTDAPDQSVVDRYTMWAAATDMWSAHPLTGVGLKGFPAHRDGHASLALSSGSDTEGAGQAFVRQPLLSPHNMYLLLLSEQGLLGVVTVAGSWLALLVCALRRLRRGAGGVRDCALAACGLLLWQLVNFLYADIGGPSTVLTAICLGLAAWWALSGDAAREAGAR from the coding sequence ATGACGACGTCTCCCGAGGTCCTCACCCGGATCACGCCCCCGCCGCCGGTGCCGCCCAGGCTGCGCCCGGTCCTGCCGCTGCTGCCCGTCCTGCCGGTCGTGGCGATCGTCGTGCTGCTCGGGCTGCCGGTCCGGGCGGGCGGTTCCGTCACCCCGGCCGACGCGGCCTCGGCGCTGGCCGTGCTGTGTGCCGTCGGGCAGGCGGTGGTGCGCGGGCGGCGGCCGCTGTCCCGGACGGCCGTGCTGGTGCTCGGGCTGCCGGTGGTGGGCATCGCGCTGGCCGCGACGGGCGCGGCGACCTCCGGGGACGCGCTGACCGGACTGGCCCGGCACCTCCAGGTGTTCGTGCTGATCCCGGTCGCGGTGACGCTGCTGGTGCGCGACCGGCGCGGGGCGCGGCTGCTGCTGTGGTCGCTGGTCGGCCTGGCGCTGTGGCAGGGCGGGATCGGCGTCAAGCAGTATCTGACGGGCACCGGGGCGTCGTACCAGGGCGCGTTCGTCCGGGCCGTGGGGACGTTCGGGCCGTCGGACGTGATGGGGATGGCGAACGTCGTGGCGCTCGGCGTGGTGGCCGCGACCGGGCTGGCGCTCGGCGCGCGGTCGGTGCGGCAGCGGCTGGTGACGGCCGGGTGCGCGGCGGTGCTGCTGGTGCCGCTCGCCGTGTCGTTCAGCCGGGGCGCGTGGATCGCCACGGCGGTGACCTGCGCGGTCGTCCTGCTGCTGGCCGGGGTGCGGCGGGCGGCGAAGGTGTTCGCCGCCGTCGTCGCGGCGGCCGTGGTGCTGGTGGGCGGGTTCGGGGTGGGCGCGGCGGCCCTGGAGGAGCGGCTGACCAGCATCACGCAGGTCACCGACGCGCCGGACCAGTCGGTCGTCGACCGGTACACGATGTGGGCGGCCGCGACGGACATGTGGAGCGCGCACCCGCTGACCGGGGTGGGCCTGAAGGGCTTCCCCGCGCACCGCGACGGGCACGCCTCGCTGGCGCTGTCGTCGGGCAGCGACACCGAGGGCGCCGGGCAGGCGTTCGTGCGGCAGCCGCTGCTGTCGCCGCACAACATGTATCTGCTGCTGCTGAGCGAGCAGGGGCTGCTGGGCGTGGTCACGGTCGCGGGCAGCTGGCTGGCGCTGCTGGTGTGCGCGCTGCGCCGGCTGCGGCGCGGCGCGGGCGGCGTCCGGGACTGCGCGCTGGCGGCCTGCGGGCTGCTGCTGTGGCAGCTGGTCAACTTCCTGTACGCCGACATCGGCGGGCCGTCCACCGTGCTGACGGCGATCTGCCTCGGGCTGGCCGCCTGGTGGGCGCTGTCCGGGGACGCGGCCCGGGAAGCGGGGGCCCGGTGA